From the genome of Sphingobacterium kitahiroshimense, one region includes:
- the fucP gene encoding L-fucose:H+ symporter permease has protein sequence MSVSKNNKLAIVLVTSLFFFWGFVHNLDPILIPHLRNAFSLTHLQASLVDSAVFIAYFLLAIPAGMIMKKYGYKSGILIGLTIFAIGCFLFIPAANQISYVFFLAALFVVACGLTILETAANPYVTVLGDPSKATQRLNFAQSFNGLAAFIAPILGGKFILAEQPKSDTEIAAMSEQVKLAYMEAETATVKAPYMILGLIILIVAAILFFTKLPDIKDDEGEQKAGFFHAFKHKNVKWGVIGQFFYVGAQVCVLSFMVLYATEVAGITPLNASKYASFAGLAFMLGRFVGTFFMKFIQPLTLLMIYSIICIALSFIVIYGSGTITVYALIAVAFFMSIMFPTIFAVGVEGIGADTKSASSLIIMSIVGGAILPPLLGLISDKTGNLQLGYWVPMICFIVVLLFALANKNNLKTKSSHE, from the coding sequence ATGTCAGTTAGTAAAAATAATAAATTAGCGATTGTACTCGTAACATCCCTTTTTTTCTTTTGGGGCTTTGTTCATAATTTGGACCCTATTTTAATTCCACATCTTCGTAATGCATTTAGTCTAACGCATTTACAGGCTTCTTTAGTGGATTCAGCTGTTTTTATTGCTTATTTTTTACTAGCTATTCCTGCCGGTATGATCATGAAAAAATATGGTTATAAATCGGGTATTTTAATAGGTCTGACAATTTTTGCTATTGGTTGTTTTTTATTTATACCAGCAGCTAATCAGATTAGTTATGTATTCTTTTTAGCGGCTTTATTTGTTGTGGCTTGTGGTTTAACTATTTTGGAAACTGCGGCAAATCCCTATGTTACGGTCTTAGGTGACCCCAGTAAAGCAACACAGCGATTGAATTTTGCCCAATCCTTTAACGGACTGGCAGCATTTATAGCTCCAATCTTGGGCGGAAAATTTATTTTAGCGGAACAACCAAAATCTGATACTGAGATTGCCGCCATGAGCGAGCAGGTTAAATTAGCCTATATGGAGGCAGAGACTGCGACTGTAAAAGCGCCTTACATGATTTTAGGTTTAATTATTCTGATTGTTGCTGCGATTCTTTTTTTCACTAAGCTTCCTGATATTAAAGATGATGAAGGCGAACAAAAGGCTGGTTTCTTTCATGCATTTAAGCATAAAAATGTAAAGTGGGGAGTAATCGGACAGTTTTTTTATGTAGGAGCACAGGTGTGTGTGTTGAGCTTTATGGTACTTTATGCTACTGAAGTTGCTGGAATCACTCCCTTAAATGCTTCCAAATATGCTAGTTTTGCAGGTTTAGCTTTTATGTTAGGTCGTTTTGTTGGAACATTTTTTATGAAATTTATACAGCCACTAACTTTGCTAATGATTTATTCTATCATTTGTATTGCATTGTCATTTATTGTGATATACGGAAGTGGCACAATAACAGTCTATGCATTAATTGCAGTAGCATTTTTTATGTCGATTATGTTTCCCACAATATTTGCGGTCGGAGTTGAGGGAATTGGGGCAGATACGAAATCAGCTTCAAGTTTAATCATTATGTCTATTGTAGGTGGAGCAATTTTGCCGCCTTTATTGGGATTGATTTCAGATAAAACTGGTAATCTTCAACTGGGCTACTGGGTACCTATGATCTGTTTTATAGTAGTGCTTTTATTTGCTCTAGCTAATAAAAATAATTTAAAGACGAAATCTTCTCACGAATAA
- a CDS encoding L-rhamnose mutarotase yields MTQYTFALDLVNDPKLIAEYEKYHRSVSSEIQQSILDAGVTKMQIFRFENRLFMIMEVDDTFTFERKANMDATNPKVQEWEQLMWKYQSAIPGAKENEKWVLMKQIFDLKK; encoded by the coding sequence ATGACTCAATATACTTTTGCCTTAGATCTGGTTAATGATCCTAAATTAATTGCTGAATATGAAAAATATCATAGGAGTGTTAGTTCCGAAATTCAACAATCAATTTTAGATGCCGGTGTTACTAAAATGCAAATTTTTAGATTTGAAAATCGCTTGTTTATGATCATGGAAGTGGATGACACTTTTACATTTGAAAGAAAAGCAAATATGGATGCTACCAATCCTAAAGTTCAGGAATGGGAACAGCTGATGTGGAAGTACCAGAGTGCTATTCCGGGAGCTAAAGAAAATGAGAAGTGGGTTTTAATGAAACAGATATTTGATTTGAAGAAATAA
- a CDS encoding UxaA family hydrolase — translation MIKDKKTYLQIHPEDNVLVALQDLPKGTLIEWKNNNFHLLQDVAAKHKFTISPLSQDAEVYMYGVLVGKVNCALETGALISTENLRHAADDFKLSKRRTDWIKPDVSSFLAKTFNGFHRSNGSVGTANYWLVIPLVFCENRNVLTLKTAFEEKLGYKVRANDYTTEVDELIRLYQSGADINQIIAQDLSSSATRASDHRLFENVDGIKFLNHEMGCGGTRMDSDALCGLLAGYITHPNVAGATILSLGCQHAQASILEAEIAKRDSKFDKPLYIFEQQKEGTEKELMQKAVKATFAGMMEANKCIRQPATLDKLCIGLECGGSDGFSGISANPALGYLSDILVTLGGSVILAEFPELCGVEQELSDRCVDEETADKFMELMRVYNAKAEADGSGFYMNPSPGNIRDGLITDAIKSAGAAKKGGTSPVTAVIDYPELANKPGLNLLCTPGNDVESTTAEVAAGANIVLFTTGLGTPTGNPITPVIKLSTNTKTFEKMPDIIDINCGTIIEGEESIQEAAHRILDYVIEVASGTVVPKAVLLGQDDFIPWRRGVSL, via the coding sequence ATGATAAAAGATAAAAAAACATATTTGCAGATTCATCCAGAGGATAATGTATTAGTGGCTTTGCAAGATTTGCCTAAAGGAACGTTAATTGAATGGAAAAATAACAATTTCCATTTATTGCAAGATGTAGCTGCCAAGCATAAGTTTACCATCTCTCCTTTAAGTCAGGACGCTGAGGTTTATATGTACGGTGTGTTGGTTGGAAAGGTAAACTGTGCATTAGAAACTGGTGCCTTGATTTCTACAGAAAATCTACGTCATGCCGCCGATGATTTTAAGCTAAGTAAAAGAAGAACGGACTGGATAAAACCTGATGTTTCATCTTTTTTAGCAAAAACCTTCAATGGCTTTCATCGATCTAACGGATCGGTTGGTACTGCTAATTACTGGTTAGTAATCCCATTGGTTTTTTGTGAAAATAGAAATGTCCTGACTTTAAAGACAGCTTTTGAAGAGAAGTTGGGGTATAAAGTAAGGGCGAATGATTATACCACTGAAGTGGATGAATTGATCCGTTTATATCAATCAGGTGCAGATATTAATCAGATCATAGCTCAGGATTTAAGTTCTTCGGCAACGCGAGCAAGCGACCATCGCTTATTTGAAAATGTCGATGGAATCAAGTTTTTAAATCATGAAATGGGCTGTGGCGGTACACGTATGGATTCGGATGCACTTTGTGGTTTGCTTGCAGGCTACATTACACATCCAAATGTAGCAGGTGCAACCATCTTAAGTTTAGGTTGTCAACATGCTCAAGCCTCAATATTAGAGGCGGAGATCGCGAAAAGGGATTCGAAGTTTGATAAACCTTTGTATATTTTTGAACAACAAAAAGAAGGTACGGAGAAGGAATTAATGCAAAAGGCTGTGAAGGCAACATTTGCAGGAATGATGGAAGCAAATAAATGTATACGTCAACCCGCTACCTTAGATAAATTATGTATAGGTCTCGAATGTGGCGGATCGGATGGGTTTTCTGGTATCTCTGCAAATCCTGCTCTCGGATATCTTTCTGATATTTTAGTAACGTTAGGTGGATCTGTTATTTTAGCTGAATTTCCAGAGTTATGTGGGGTTGAACAAGAGTTAAGTGACCGATGTGTAGATGAAGAGACTGCGGATAAATTTATGGAGTTAATGCGTGTTTATAATGCGAAAGCTGAGGCTGATGGTTCTGGTTTTTATATGAATCCTTCTCCTGGCAATATTCGTGATGGTCTGATCACCGATGCAATAAAGTCTGCTGGAGCTGCCAAGAAAGGCGGTACATCGCCTGTAACTGCAGTAATTGATTATCCAGAGTTAGCCAATAAGCCAGGTCTTAATCTGCTATGTACACCAGGAAATGATGTTGAAAGTACTACCGCAGAAGTTGCTGCAGGAGCAAATATTGTTTTGTTTACCACTGGTCTAGGAACACCAACGGGTAATCCAATAACTCCAGTGATTAAACTGTCTACAAATACAAAGACATTTGAGAAAATGCCAGATATCATCGATATTAACTGTGGGACTATTATCGAGGGTGAGGAATCAATTCAAGAAGCGGCACATCGTATATTAGATTATGTGATTGAAGTGGCTAGCGGAACAGTGGTGCCGAAAGCGGTACTTTTGGGACAGGATGACTTTATTCCTTGGAGAAGAGGCGTATCTTTATAA
- a CDS encoding SDR family NAD(P)-dependent oxidoreductase has translation MSKLQNKVAVITGGGSGIGRAISLLFAAEGATVHILDLNIEGGQSVVSEITNQGGRGFVHACNVSLQDEVLSIVNTIGKIDILVNNAGIAHVGNLENCKTEDFERVFNVNVKGAYNALYAVVPKMKENGGGAILNLASIAAWVGITDRFAYSMSKGAIFAMSLSVARDYMADGIRCNSISPARVHTPFVDGFIAKNYPGQEAEVFEKLSKSQPIGRMAQPEEIAKLALFLCSDDAGFITGNDYPIDGGFIKLNN, from the coding sequence ATGTCAAAATTGCAAAATAAAGTAGCTGTTATCACAGGTGGTGGAAGTGGAATAGGTCGTGCAATAAGTTTACTTTTTGCCGCAGAAGGAGCAACTGTTCATATTCTGGATCTTAATATTGAAGGGGGGCAAAGTGTCGTTTCTGAAATAACTAATCAAGGAGGACGGGGATTTGTCCATGCATGTAATGTAAGTCTTCAGGATGAGGTGTTATCAATTGTAAATACTATCGGTAAAATTGATATTTTAGTTAACAATGCAGGTATCGCTCATGTTGGAAATCTAGAAAATTGTAAAACTGAAGATTTTGAAAGAGTATTTAATGTAAATGTTAAAGGTGCTTATAATGCGCTTTATGCAGTTGTTCCAAAAATGAAGGAAAATGGTGGCGGGGCAATTCTTAATCTAGCGTCCATTGCAGCTTGGGTAGGAATTACAGATCGATTCGCATATTCAATGAGTAAAGGTGCCATTTTTGCAATGTCACTATCGGTTGCTCGTGATTACATGGCTGATGGAATTAGATGTAATAGTATTTCACCTGCAAGAGTACACACACCATTTGTGGATGGTTTCATTGCCAAAAACTACCCAGGACAAGAAGCAGAGGTCTTTGAGAAATTGTCAAAGAGTCAACCGATTGGACGTATGGCACAACCTGAAGAAATTGCTAAATTGGCTTTGTTTTTATGTAGTGATGATGCCGGTTTTATCACTGGAAATGATTATCCCATTGATGGAGGTTTTATAAAACTAAATAATTAA
- a CDS encoding fumarylacetoacetate hydrolase family protein: MKLIRFGAAGKEQIGVQIDGVNYDVSAFGGDYNESFFENDGLEALEEFVKANNGKLIPVPDTERIGAPFARPSKIVCIGLNYKDHAEETGATIPAEPIIFMKSTTSLVGPYDQVMIPRDSVKTDWEVEFGIVIGKTASYVEEATALDYVAGYVLHNDVSEREYQLERGGTWDKGKGCNTFAPMGPFLSTKDEIKDINDVNIWLKVNGKMYQNGSTKNLIFSVPFIVSYVSQFMTLLPGDVISTGTPAGVGLGFNPPIYLKPGDVIELGADGLGESRQEVIAYSK, from the coding sequence ATGAAATTAATACGTTTTGGAGCAGCGGGAAAAGAACAAATTGGTGTTCAGATAGATGGTGTAAATTATGATGTATCTGCATTTGGAGGTGATTATAATGAGTCTTTTTTTGAGAATGACGGTTTAGAGGCTTTAGAAGAGTTTGTTAAAGCAAATAATGGTAAATTAATTCCTGTACCAGATACTGAAAGAATTGGTGCACCATTTGCAAGACCTTCTAAAATAGTTTGTATTGGTCTTAATTACAAAGATCATGCAGAAGAAACAGGTGCTACAATTCCTGCAGAACCTATTATTTTTATGAAATCTACTACTTCTTTAGTAGGTCCATACGATCAGGTAATGATACCTCGCGATTCTGTTAAAACTGACTGGGAGGTGGAGTTCGGAATTGTTATTGGTAAAACCGCATCTTATGTGGAAGAAGCTACTGCATTGGATTATGTAGCGGGATATGTGTTGCATAATGATGTTTCTGAACGTGAATATCAATTAGAACGTGGTGGAACATGGGATAAAGGTAAAGGTTGTAATACGTTCGCTCCTATGGGACCCTTTTTGTCAACTAAAGATGAAATCAAAGATATTAATGACGTCAATATCTGGTTGAAGGTAAATGGTAAAATGTATCAAAATGGAAGTACTAAAAATTTAATCTTTTCAGTACCTTTTATTGTGAGTTATGTGTCTCAATTTATGACATTGTTGCCGGGCGACGTAATTTCTACTGGTACACCAGCAGGTGTTGGATTAGGATTTAATCCTCCAATTTATTTAAAACCTGGCGATGTGATTGAATTGGGTGCCGATGGTCTAGGTGAGTCCCGTCAAGAGGTAATTGCTTATTCAAAATAA
- a CDS encoding amidohydrolase family protein, protein MRIDAHQHFWQYDPRRHNWITSEMKVLQQDFIPLDLQFILEKNDFDGCIAVQADQSDEETKYLVQLAQEYSFVKGVVGWVDLRASNIDEQLHQYRDEAILKGFRHIVEGEEDPDFLQRDSFLKGIESLTKYRYTYDLLIRPRHYAGAITCVQSNPNQTFILDHIAKPPIKSREFEEWALFIEELAAFSNVSCKVSGLATEADWKSWRLDDFTQYLGHVFDSFGKDRIMFGSDWPVCLLAASYEESVTIVESKLDAFTTAEKEAFWGLNALKTYNL, encoded by the coding sequence ATGCGTATAGATGCTCATCAACATTTCTGGCAGTACGATCCCAGACGACATAATTGGATTACTAGTGAAATGAAGGTTTTACAACAAGACTTTATTCCGCTAGATCTGCAGTTTATACTGGAAAAGAATGATTTTGATGGCTGTATTGCTGTTCAAGCAGATCAGTCTGATGAAGAAACAAAGTATTTGGTGCAATTGGCACAAGAATATTCTTTTGTAAAAGGAGTCGTTGGTTGGGTCGATTTACGAGCTTCGAATATTGATGAACAGTTGCATCAGTATAGAGATGAAGCTATTCTTAAAGGATTTAGACATATTGTAGAAGGGGAGGAAGATCCCGATTTCTTACAGCGAGATTCATTTTTAAAAGGGATAGAATCTCTAACGAAATATCGTTATACATACGATCTTCTGATTCGTCCTCGTCATTATGCTGGTGCTATAACATGCGTGCAATCAAATCCAAACCAAACATTTATTTTGGATCATATTGCTAAACCCCCAATTAAATCACGCGAGTTTGAAGAATGGGCATTATTTATTGAAGAATTAGCAGCTTTTTCAAATGTTAGTTGCAAAGTTTCTGGTCTTGCTACTGAGGCAGACTGGAAAAGTTGGCGACTGGATGATTTTACACAGTATTTAGGACATGTATTTGATTCATTTGGTAAAGATCGAATTATGTTTGGATCCGATTGGCCGGTATGTTTATTAGCAGCATCTTATGAAGAAAGTGTTACCATTGTGGAATCGAAATTGGACGCATTTACTACTGCTGAGAAAGAGGCGTTCTGGGGATTGAATGCATTAAAAACCTATAATTTATAA
- a CDS encoding SDR family oxidoreductase, producing the protein MNLNLKDKVIIVTGGAKGIGKAIVLGLAKEGAIPVIVGRRQVDNDLVKQEVEALGGQAFAVQAELSDPKDCETAVAKTITHFGRIDGLVNNAGVNDGVGLASGNYEKFLASLHKNLIHYYLMAHHALDALIASQGSIVNITSKTAETGQGNTSAYAASNGGRNALTREWAVELLPHRIRVNAIVVAECATPQYDTWIQTLDNPVETLKKITDRIPLEHRMTTSEEIANTALFLLSDKSSHTTGQLIHVDGGYVHLDRSIIAEQ; encoded by the coding sequence ATGAATTTGAATTTGAAAGATAAAGTTATAATTGTCACAGGAGGTGCAAAAGGCATTGGTAAGGCAATTGTTTTAGGTTTGGCAAAAGAGGGTGCTATTCCGGTAATTGTTGGACGTAGACAGGTTGATAATGATCTTGTTAAGCAAGAAGTAGAAGCTCTTGGCGGGCAGGCTTTTGCTGTGCAGGCAGAACTGTCTGATCCGAAAGATTGTGAGACTGCAGTTGCGAAAACAATTACTCATTTTGGGCGTATAGATGGCTTAGTGAATAACGCAGGAGTGAATGACGGAGTAGGTTTAGCCTCTGGTAATTATGAAAAGTTTTTAGCTTCTTTACATAAAAATCTAATTCATTATTATTTAATGGCTCATCATGCATTAGATGCTTTGATCGCATCACAAGGTAGTATTGTAAATATTACTTCAAAGACGGCAGAGACAGGGCAAGGCAATACATCAGCTTATGCAGCCTCTAATGGCGGTAGAAATGCGCTAACGAGGGAGTGGGCTGTGGAACTGCTTCCACACCGAATCCGCGTGAATGCAATTGTCGTCGCAGAATGTGCTACGCCACAATATGATACCTGGATACAAACTTTAGATAATCCTGTAGAAACTTTAAAGAAAATTACAGATCGTATTCCACTAGAACATAGAATGACTACTTCAGAGGAAATTGCTAATACAGCATTATTTCTTTTGTCCGACAAATCTAGTCATACAACAGGGCAGTTGATTCATGTTGATGGTGGTTATGTTCATCTTGATCGCTCGATCATTGCCGAGCAATAA
- the gap gene encoding type I glyceraldehyde-3-phosphate dehydrogenase: MKIGINGFGRIGRLAFRAAVNRPDVEVVGINDLVEPDYMAYMLKYDSTHGKFDGTVEVVNGNLVVNGKTIRVTAEKDPANLKWNEVGAEVIIESTGFFLTQELAQKHIDAGAKKVVMSAPAKDDTPTFVMGVNHKDLKADQHIVSNASCTTNCLAPVAKVLNDKFGIVEGLMTTVHAVTATQKTVDGPSVKDWRGGRGAYQNIIPSSTGAAKAVGLVLPELKGKLTGMSLRVPTADVSVVDLTVRLAKSATYEEIKAAMKEASEGDLKGILGYTEDEVVSTDFVGDARTSIFDAKAGISLNENFVKVISWYDNEWGYSNKIVDLVQEIGKLG, encoded by the coding sequence ATGAAAATTGGAATTAACGGATTTGGCCGTATTGGTCGTTTAGCATTCAGAGCTGCGGTAAATCGTCCAGATGTTGAAGTTGTTGGTATCAATGACTTGGTGGAGCCAGATTATATGGCGTATATGTTGAAATATGATTCAACACATGGTAAATTCGATGGAACAGTAGAGGTTGTTAACGGAAACTTAGTGGTTAACGGAAAAACAATTCGTGTTACAGCAGAAAAAGATCCTGCAAACTTAAAATGGAATGAAGTTGGTGCAGAAGTTATTATTGAATCTACAGGTTTCTTCTTGACACAAGAATTAGCACAGAAACACATTGATGCTGGTGCGAAAAAAGTAGTAATGTCAGCACCTGCTAAAGATGATACTCCTACTTTCGTTATGGGTGTTAATCATAAAGACTTAAAAGCTGATCAACATATCGTTTCTAACGCTTCATGTACAACAAACTGTTTAGCACCTGTTGCTAAAGTATTAAACGACAAATTTGGTATCGTTGAAGGTTTAATGACAACTGTACACGCTGTTACTGCAACTCAAAAAACAGTTGATGGACCTTCAGTGAAAGACTGGAGAGGTGGACGTGGTGCTTATCAAAACATCATCCCTTCTTCTACTGGTGCAGCTAAAGCTGTTGGTTTAGTTTTACCTGAATTAAAAGGTAAATTAACAGGTATGTCTTTACGCGTTCCTACAGCAGACGTTTCTGTTGTTGATTTAACAGTACGTTTAGCAAAATCTGCTACTTACGAAGAAATCAAAGCGGCTATGAAGGAAGCTTCTGAAGGTGACTTAAAAGGTATTTTAGGTTACACAGAAGACGAAGTTGTTTCAACTGATTTCGTAGGTGATGCGCGCACATCTATCTTTGATGCTAAAGCGGGTATTTCATTAAATGAAAACTTCGTTAAAGTTATCTCTTGGTATGACAACGAGTGGGGTTACTCTAACAAGATCGTTGATTTAGTTCAAGAAATTGGTAAATTAGGTTAA
- the pfkA gene encoding 6-phosphofructokinase, translated as MVNIKRIGVFTSGGDAPGMNACIRAVVRTALYEKLSVTGIYQGYQGMLDGNFTEMTSRSVSNIIQLGGTILKTARCLEFKTKEGRAKAYENVKAAGIDALVAIGGDGTFTGADFFSKEYDIPVICIPGTIDNDLYGSDFTLGYDTATNTVIEAIDKIRDTAASHERLFFIEVMGRDSGCIALNAGIAGGAEAILLPEKETAIDELIAHLSAADGRGKKSSSIVIVAEGDQNGGAYNVAKKVKEKFDYYDTKVSILGHLQRGGSPSSFDRVLASRLGFAAVKELLKGNNRMTVGVRGNEVVTTPLEEAINNKEYKLSSDMLELVQVLAI; from the coding sequence GTGGTGAATATTAAAAGAATCGGAGTTTTTACATCAGGCGGAGACGCTCCAGGCATGAATGCTTGCATTCGAGCGGTTGTCCGTACAGCATTATACGAAAAATTAAGTGTTACCGGTATATACCAAGGATATCAAGGTATGTTGGACGGTAACTTTACAGAAATGACATCACGTTCGGTTAGTAATATTATCCAATTAGGCGGAACTATTCTTAAAACAGCGAGATGTCTCGAATTTAAAACAAAAGAAGGAAGAGCAAAAGCTTACGAAAATGTAAAAGCGGCCGGTATTGATGCTTTGGTTGCTATAGGTGGAGATGGAACTTTTACAGGTGCAGACTTTTTCTCAAAAGAATATGATATTCCAGTTATTTGTATCCCTGGTACAATCGATAACGATTTATACGGATCTGATTTCACATTAGGTTATGATACGGCAACTAATACAGTTATCGAAGCAATAGATAAAATTAGAGATACAGCTGCATCCCATGAGCGTTTATTTTTCATTGAAGTTATGGGAAGAGACTCTGGCTGTATTGCCTTGAATGCTGGCATAGCTGGTGGTGCAGAAGCAATTTTGTTGCCAGAAAAGGAAACAGCGATAGATGAATTAATTGCTCACTTATCAGCTGCAGATGGCCGTGGAAAAAAATCATCTTCAATTGTTATTGTCGCAGAAGGTGATCAAAACGGAGGTGCCTATAATGTAGCCAAAAAAGTGAAAGAAAAATTTGATTATTATGACACAAAAGTTAGTATCTTAGGGCACTTACAACGCGGTGGTTCTCCATCAAGCTTTGATCGGGTACTTGCGAGCCGTTTAGGTTTTGCTGCCGTAAAAGAATTACTAAAAGGAAACAATCGTATGACTGTTGGTGTTAGAGGGAATGAAGTTGTTACGACTCCACTAGAGGAGGCTATTAATAATAAAGAATACAAATTAAGTTCTGATATGTTAGAACTTGTTCAAGTATTGGCTATTTAA
- a CDS encoding NUDIX hydrolase, with product MYTTFTVDCVIFGFYEGELHVLLTERNEYPFKDWWALPGFFVNNDEEMEDAVKRILYENTGLKDVFLDQLYAFAGLKRHPQGRILTVAYYALLQLDKTKIKLKPVTSYMRQAKWFPLNKVPDLAFDHSTILKQSVEKLRRRIANTPIAFELLPDKFTLTQLQMVYESILGRELDKRNFRKKMINYGFLKELDEVQKGVAYRAARLYKLDKRKFLKQFQNSITF from the coding sequence TTGTATACTACATTTACAGTCGATTGTGTCATTTTCGGTTTTTATGAGGGGGAACTACATGTTCTACTAACGGAGAGAAATGAATATCCTTTTAAGGATTGGTGGGCGTTGCCTGGTTTTTTTGTTAATAATGATGAAGAAATGGAGGATGCTGTTAAGCGGATATTATATGAAAATACAGGTCTTAAGGATGTGTTTTTGGATCAATTGTATGCCTTTGCAGGTTTAAAAAGACATCCTCAGGGAAGGATCTTGACAGTTGCTTACTATGCTTTACTACAATTGGACAAGACAAAAATTAAGTTAAAGCCAGTTACTTCTTATATGCGACAGGCCAAATGGTTCCCTTTAAATAAAGTGCCAGATTTGGCTTTTGATCATAGTACAATTTTAAAACAAAGTGTTGAAAAATTGAGACGTCGTATCGCTAATACACCCATCGCTTTTGAACTGTTGCCAGACAAATTTACGTTGACACAGTTACAAATGGTCTATGAAAGTATTTTGGGAAGAGAATTGGATAAAAGAAATTTTAGAAAAAAAATGATTAACTACGGTTTTCTTAAAGAATTGGACGAAGTTCAAAAAGGAGTAGCTTATCGTGCGGCAAGGCTTTACAAGTTGGATAAACGCAAGTTTTTAAAGCAATTTCAAAACAGTATAACTTTTTAA
- a CDS encoding TetR/AcrR family transcriptional regulator, with protein MSTNNDNKKEFIIAAAIRRFAHYGFSKTTMNEIAEDVKITKANLYYYYPDKTTLVHDVILSVTDDFRKQEQELIKKSKSSVINLLLDLLDLKSAFIERHYMLHMNENMEWIKGAPLQTLMRQIHEKEVIEVAKLFQNGVDNKELAIEDVHKTSEMYVYLMKSIGLVGILCDVFTGIPTQCNVGDVLQKQKDATMLIYNGLKFNTVSN; from the coding sequence ATGTCAACAAACAATGATAATAAGAAAGAGTTCATTATTGCCGCAGCTATTAGAAGATTTGCGCACTATGGCTTTTCTAAAACAACCATGAATGAGATTGCAGAAGATGTTAAAATTACCAAGGCAAACCTTTATTACTATTATCCTGATAAAACAACATTAGTGCATGATGTGATCTTATCTGTCACAGATGATTTCAGGAAGCAAGAACAAGAACTAATTAAGAAGTCTAAATCTTCCGTCATTAATCTTCTTTTAGATTTGTTGGATTTAAAATCAGCATTTATAGAGCGTCATTATATGTTGCATATGAATGAAAACATGGAATGGATAAAAGGTGCGCCATTGCAAACATTGATGCGTCAAATACATGAAAAGGAAGTTATCGAAGTTGCAAAATTATTTCAAAATGGAGTAGATAATAAAGAACTTGCTATAGAGGATGTACATAAAACAAGTGAAATGTACGTTTACCTAATGAAAAGTATCGGATTAGTAGGAATATTATGTGATGTGTTTACCGGAATTCCAACGCAATGTAATGTGGGCGATGTTTTACAGAAGCAAAAAGATGCAACAATGTTAATATACAATGGTTTAAAGTTTAATACGGTTTCGAATTAA